A stretch of Myroides oncorhynchi DNA encodes these proteins:
- a CDS encoding bifunctional riboflavin kinase/FAD synthetase translates to MKTFSSISNFESEKRVIATLGTFDGVHIGHQMIIKKLVDSANATGGESLVLTFFPHPRMVLKQDNTIRLLNTIEEKKELLKGLGLDNLVIQKFDFEFSQLTAEEFVKQILVEKFNISKIIIGHDHRFGKNRTADINDLKAFGEKYGFEVEEISAQEIDHVSISSTKIRTALEEVGDMTLANEFLGYEYYFSGVVVHGKKLGRTLGFPTANIVVDEDYKLIPKNGVYVVESELNGEKVKGMMSVGINPTFADHPYTIEVNYLDWSGDLYDQRLKVRILDRIRDELKFSGLDELVAKLNDDERVTREFFSCYERKTVPTDR, encoded by the coding sequence ATGATCATTAAGAAGCTAGTAGATTCTGCAAATGCAACGGGTGGAGAAAGTCTGGTATTGACATTCTTTCCACATCCACGTATGGTTTTAAAGCAGGATAACACGATACGATTACTCAATACAATAGAGGAGAAGAAAGAGCTTTTAAAAGGATTAGGCTTGGATAATTTGGTTATTCAAAAGTTTGATTTTGAGTTTTCACAGTTGACAGCTGAGGAGTTCGTGAAGCAGATATTAGTTGAAAAATTTAATATCTCTAAGATTATCATCGGTCACGATCATCGTTTTGGAAAAAATAGAACAGCAGACATCAATGATCTAAAAGCATTCGGAGAGAAGTATGGGTTCGAAGTAGAAGAGATTTCTGCTCAAGAGATAGATCACGTATCTATTAGCTCAACGAAGATACGCACCGCATTAGAGGAAGTAGGAGATATGACGTTGGCAAATGAGTTCTTAGGTTATGAATACTACTTCTCTGGAGTAGTGGTACACGGTAAGAAGTTAGGTCGTACACTTGGTTTCCCAACAGCTAATATCGTAGTAGATGAAGATTATAAACTGATACCAAAGAATGGAGTTTATGTCGTAGAATCTGAACTAAATGGTGAGAAGGTGAAAGGAATGATGAGTGTAGGGATTAATCCTACGTTTGCAGATCATCCCTATACAATAGAGGTTAATTATCTAGATTGGTCTGGTGATTTATACGACCAAAGGCTAAAAGTTCGTATCTTAGACAGAATAAGAGATGAATTAAAGTTTAGTGGACTTGATGAGTTAGTTGCGAAGTTAAATGATGATGAACGTGTGACTAGAGAGTTCTTTAGTTGTTATGAAAGAAAAACTGTTCCAACAGATAGATAA
- a CDS encoding HTTM domain-containing protein, with protein MKEKLFQQIDNSSLIIFRILFGLLFACESFGAIATGWVRDNLVDVKFTFSHIYMDFLQVLVGPQMYAYFFLMGCVSIAVMLGYRYKWTMPLLTVLWAGAYFLQKTSYNNHYYMLLVICVYMCFLPANRYASLDVKHNRVEQELSMPTYISWIFIFQVGMLYIYGTVAKFYPDWLDGTFTKLMYQGANIPDVFKEIFTQDWFAITIAYLGIIFDGLVVFLLLNKRTRTLAVIASLIFHLFNSITLHIGIFPYFALSFAVFFYEPGQVRGWFFKKKPVLAETTLLTVQPSAFSLRPGITYFLLCFMFIQFVLPLRHYFIKGDVLWTDEGHRLSWRMMLRSRGGYTNYITENKKTGERKYYDIEDVLSQKQLARLSSPDMIWQMAQRIKNEYKAKGEDVAVYAESYVSINNRELSNFVDSTVDLGAVSWDYFGHCGWILEKPF; from the coding sequence ATGAAAGAAAAACTGTTCCAACAGATAGATAATTCATCGTTAATTATCTTCCGTATTTTATTTGGTTTGTTATTTGCCTGTGAGTCGTTTGGTGCGATTGCTACAGGATGGGTAAGGGACAATCTCGTAGATGTAAAGTTTACCTTTTCTCATATCTATATGGATTTTTTGCAGGTTTTAGTAGGACCTCAGATGTATGCATATTTCTTTTTGATGGGATGTGTTTCAATAGCAGTAATGTTAGGTTACCGCTATAAATGGACAATGCCATTATTAACAGTGCTATGGGCTGGAGCCTATTTTCTTCAAAAGACGTCTTATAATAATCACTATTATATGTTATTAGTGATTTGTGTTTATATGTGTTTCTTACCAGCGAACAGATATGCTTCACTAGATGTTAAACACAATAGAGTAGAACAAGAATTATCAATGCCAACGTATATATCGTGGATCTTTATCTTTCAGGTAGGGATGTTGTATATCTATGGAACAGTAGCTAAGTTCTACCCGGATTGGCTAGATGGTACCTTTACTAAACTAATGTATCAAGGTGCAAATATTCCTGATGTATTTAAAGAAATATTTACACAAGATTGGTTTGCTATCACGATAGCTTATTTGGGAATTATATTTGACGGATTAGTTGTGTTCTTGTTGTTAAATAAACGTACACGTACATTGGCAGTTATAGCATCATTAATATTCCATTTATTTAATTCTATCACCTTACATATCGGTATTTTCCCCTATTTTGCACTTAGTTTTGCTGTGTTTTTTTATGAACCGGGGCAAGTACGAGGCTGGTTCTTTAAGAAGAAACCTGTTCTAGCTGAGACAACTTTATTGACTGTACAGCCTAGTGCTTTTTCGTTAAGACCTGGTATTACGTATTTCTTATTATGCTTCATGTTTATACAATTTGTATTACCTCTAAGACATTATTTTATAAAAGGAGATGTGTTGTGGACAGATGAAGGACATCGCTTAAGTTGGCGTATGATGTTGAGATCTCGTGGAGGATATACCAACTATATTACAGAGAATAAAAAGACAGGAGAACGCAAATATTATGATATAGAAGATGTGTTGTCTCAGAAGCAATTAGCGCGTCTATCTTCTCCAGATATGATCTGGCAGATGGCTCAACGTATTAAGAATGAATACAAGGCTAAAGGTGAAGATGTAGCTGTATATGCCGAGAGTTATGTGTCTATTAATAATAGAGAGTTAAGCAATTTTGTTGATTCAACAGTAGATTTGGGGGCAGTGAGTTGGGATTACTTTGGTCATTGTGGATGGATATTAGAGAAGCCATTTTAG
- a CDS encoding UDP-2,3-diacylglucosamine diphosphatase — protein MNFTINTPKSIYFASDQHFGAPSREKSLPREEIFLQWLREKEEDMGALFILGDLFDFWFEYKTVVPKGFVRILGKLAEIKDKGIPVYFFVGNHDLWMGDYFKTELGIPVYHEPKVFDINGKKFFIGHGDGLGPGDMGYKRMKKVFTNPFSKWLFRWLHPDIGVRLGSYLSVKNKLISGDEDIKFLGEDNEWLILYAKRKLETTHYDYFVFGHRHLPMIIDLNEQSKYINLGDWINYFTYGKYDTSLHLIAYKDELAKANK, from the coding sequence TTGAATTTTACGATTAACACACCTAAGAGCATTTACTTTGCTTCTGATCAACACTTCGGCGCACCTAGCCGTGAGAAGAGCCTTCCTCGTGAAGAGATATTCTTACAATGGTTACGCGAGAAAGAAGAAGATATGGGAGCCTTATTCATACTTGGAGATCTTTTTGACTTCTGGTTTGAGTATAAAACAGTAGTGCCTAAAGGTTTTGTCAGAATATTAGGTAAACTAGCTGAGATTAAAGATAAAGGAATACCTGTATATTTCTTTGTTGGTAATCACGATCTATGGATGGGAGACTACTTCAAGACGGAGCTAGGCATACCAGTATATCACGAGCCTAAAGTATTTGACATTAATGGTAAGAAGTTCTTTATAGGACACGGAGATGGATTAGGTCCTGGTGATATGGGATATAAGAGAATGAAAAAAGTATTCACTAATCCCTTCTCTAAATGGTTATTTAGATGGTTACACCCAGACATCGGAGTTAGACTAGGTTCATACCTATCTGTAAAGAATAAACTAATCTCAGGTGATGAGGACATTAAGTTCTTAGGTGAAGATAACGAATGGTTAATCTTATATGCAAAGCGCAAATTAGAGACTACACATTATGATTACTTCGTTTTCGGACACCGTCATCTACCAATGATTATTGACTTAAATGAACAATCTAAATATATCAACCTTGGGGACTGGATCAACTACTTTACGTATGGAAAGTATGATACTAGCCTTCATCTGATAGCATATAAAGATGAATTAGCAAAAGCTAACAAATAA